In Halobacteroides halobius DSM 5150, the genomic window TGGATTAGAAAACTATATTTTTGCATTAACTGACCCTTGGTTTTGGAAATCTATATCTAATACTTTGATTATCTTTGTATTAACAACAATTCCTCAACATATTATAGCTTTGTTTTTAGCCTTTATATTAAACTCTGGTGTAGTAAAGTTTAAAGAATTTTTTAGATCATCTTATTTTTTACCCTATATAACTTCTTCGGTGGCTGTTTCTTTAATTTTTATGACTTTATTAGGAAAGAATTATGGTATATTAAATGCCATTTTACAATCAATATCTAGTTTTCCACCTATCGAGGTATTATTTAATTTAATGGGTGTTAAGTTACCTATTGGGTGGTTAAGTGATCCTGAATGGTTAAAAGTAGCTATAGCTAGTTTGGTTACTTGGAAATTTACAGGTTGGAATATGATTATATACTATGCTGGAATTCAAAAAATTCCTAATAGTTTATATGAAGCTGCTAAAGTAGATGGTGCTAGTTTACGAGATCAATTTTTTAATATTACATTACCTTTATTGCGACCGGTTATTTTCTTTGGAGTAACAATGTCTATTATTGGTAACTTACGTATATTTGCTGAACCAATGATTTTGACGGGAGGTTCAGGTGGACCAGGACAATCAGGTTTAACTACAGCAATGTATTTATATAAGACAGGCTTTGAATGGACTCAATTTGGTTTAGGAAGTGCAATGGCTTATATTCTTTGTGCTATAATAATTATTTTATCAATAATTAATAATAAATTCTTTAGTCAAGATATTTAAAAGGAGGAGAGAAGATGAATATATCAACAAAGCAGGAAGAAGATAATAAAATAGAGGTTACAACAAAAGAAAAAGTTATGAGTGTTAGCAAAAAAATATTGTTGTATACTGTTTTATTATCTGGAGTAGCAATAACTTTATTTCCTTTTTTCTATATGTTAGTGCTAGCTACTAAAACACGAGCAGAAATATTTAATTATCCTCCACCATTATGGTTTGGTGATGCTTTTTTTGCAAACTTAAATACGTTATTAAGTAAAATGCCCTTTTATACAAATGTTTTCAATAGTGTTTTTGTGGCTGTTACTACTACAGCTCTTACATTATTTTTCTGTTCTTTGGGAGGTTATGGTTTTGCCAAATATGATTTTAAAGGGAAGGATAAATTATTTTTTGCGATGATAGGAACAATGATGGTTCCTATGTTGTTAGGGGTTATTCCTTGGTTTATTATGATGAGAGAATTTGGATGGATTAATACATTTTGGCCTTTAATAATTCCGGGTATAGCAAATCCATTTGGTATTTTCTTAATGAAACAGTTTATGGATAATATTCCAGATAGTCTTATTGATGCTGCTAGAATAGATGGCTGTGGAGAGTTTGAAATTTTTTATAAAATTGCTTTACCGTTAAGTTTGCCTGGTTTAGGAACTTTAGGGATTTTAACTTTTCTTGCTTCTTGGAATAGATATATGCAACCATTATTAATTTTACAGGAAAAATCTATGTACACTATTCCAGTAGCACTTTCTAAGTTGCAAGGAAAGATAGACCAGAACTGGGGGGCCCAAATGGTAGGAACCGCCTTAGCAATTGCTCCAATTGTAATTGCATTTGTTTTAGCCTCAAAACAATTTATTTCTGGTATAACTGCTGGTGCCACTAAAGGATAAATTAGTTAACTAAAGATAAGTTAGTTAGGAAAGGAAAGGTTCAAATGACTAAACTACAGTTTCCGCTAGATTTTGTTTGGGGTTCGGCAACTTCCTCCTACCAGATAGAAGGCGCTTATGATGAAGATGGTAAAGGGGAGTCAATTTGGGATATTTTTAGTCATACTTTAGGGAAGATAAATAATAATGATACAGGTGATGTGGCTTGTGATCATTATCATAGATATAAAGAAGATATAGAGTTAATGAAGGAAATTGGGCTTGATAGTTATCGCTTTTCTATTTCTTGGCCTAGAATACTACCTAATGGTAAAGGAGAAATAAATCAGAAAGGGTTAAATTTTTATAAAGAGTTAGTTGATCAGCTTTTAGAAGCTGGGATTGAACCAGTAATTACTTTATATCATTGGGACTTACCGCAGGCTTTACAGGAAGAAGGTGGCTGGGCCAATCGGGACACAATAAAATATTTTGTTAAGTATGCTGAAGTTTTATTTGATGAATTAGGTGCTAAGGTTTCGCAATGGATTACCCATAATGAACCTTGGGTAGTATCATTTTTAGGTTATGCTGAAGGGGAGCATGCACCTGGAATTAAGGATAGAAAGCAAGCTTTACAGGTAGCCCATAACTTATTAGTATCTCATGGTTTAGTGGTGAAAAAATTTAGAGAGTTAGATTTAACAGGAGATATAGGGATTACTCTAAATCTTACATCGGTTTATTCGTATTCGGAGACTGATAAAGATCAAGAGGCTGCTCAATTAATGGAAGAGTATATTAATGGCTGGTTTTTAGATCCAGTTTTCAAAGGTAGCTATCCAAAAAAGTTGGCCCAAATTTATGAAAATCAGTTTGGAAAAATTGATATTCAAGCTGGGGATATGGATTTAATTAGTCAAGAAATAGATTTTTTGGGGATTAATTATTATAGTCGGGCTTTAATTAATTATAATCCAAATTCTAAATTTTATGGAATTGAAAGTATAAAACCTGCTGAAAGTGATTATACAGCTATGAATTGGGAGATATATCCTGATGGTTTGTATGATTTATTAACTAAATTAAATCAGGAATATACTAATAAGCCACTATATATTACGGAAAATGGAGCTGCTTTTGATGACCAAATCATTGCTGGGCAGGTGAATGACCAACGAAGGATTAATTATTTAAAAGAACATTTTAAGAGTGTTTATAGAGCTATTCAGGATGGAGTACCAGTACGTGGTTATTATGTTTGGTCACTAATGGATAATTTTGAGTGGGCTTATGGATATAGTAAACGTTTTGGATTAATATATGTAGATTATAATACTCAAAAAAGGACTTTAAAAGATAGTGCCTATTGGTATCAGCAAGTGATTGAAGAAAATAGTATAGGAATTGATTAATTTTATATAAAATATTTTTTAAGAAAAATGATAATACAAAATAAGCCAAATATATAGAAAGGAGAAAGAATATGTCCAAAAAAAGTTGGGAATTTGTAGAAGGAAATGAAGAGTTTAGTTTAAAAGATCCTGATAAAATAAATTCTCTTTATTTTCCATTAGCTAATGAAGCTGAAATGATGTCAGCTATAACTCCATCATTACACGGGGATATAAAAACTGGTCAAAATACTTTTGCTATGGAGCCGGTTTCAGCTATAGATTTACATAATAAGAAATCTAGTCGTAATTTTTGGGTGGTAGTAGATAAAGAAGAAGCATGGTCTGCTACAGGTTATTCTGCCAAACAGGAAGTGTATAAATTTGATAATGATAATTCAGAAGAAGTAACGCTTGAGGCTGGAATGTTATGGCATAAGATTACTAGAGAAAATAACAAATTAAATTTAAAATCAGAGGTAACTAATTTTGTTCCTAGTAATGATGATACTGTAGAATTAATGAAAGTTAAAATTACTAATACAGGAAATAAGGCTAGGGAAGTATCACCAACTGCAGCTATTCCAATATATGGTCGGTCAGCAGATAATTTAAGGGATCATCGCCATGTAACCTCTTTATTAAATAGAATAGAAACAGTTGATAATGGAGTAGAAGTGAAACCTACTTTATCTTTTGATGAACGTGGTCATAAGTTAAATGCTGTCTCTTATAAGGTTTTAGGTAGAGATGGTGACGGAAAGAGTCCAGTAGGATTTTTTCCTATTTTAGAAGATTTTGTTGGTGAAGGTGGATCCTTAGCCTGGCCTGAATCTGTCATATCTAATGCAAATGATTATTGTGAGTCAGGGGAAAAATTTGAAGGTTTTGAAGCTGTAGGAGCTTTACGATTTGAAGATGTTACTTTAAAACCTGGTGAAGAAAAATCATATATTTTAGCTATTGTAATTGAAGAGGATGAATATGAAGAAGATCTAGCAGCTAAATATTGTAGTACACAAGGTTTCAATGCTTATTTAGAAGCAAATAAAGACTTTTGGCAAAGTAAAATAAATAAAGTTCAATTTGATTCTAGTGATGAAGAATTTGATTCTTGGATGAAGTGGGTTACTTTACAGCCAACCTTAAGAAGGATCTATGGTTGTTCATTTTTGCCTCATCATGACTATGGTCGTGGTGGCAGAGGTTGGAGAGATTTATGGCAAGATTGTTTAGCCTTATTACTAATGGAACCTGAACCAGTGCGAGATATATTATTTAATAATTTTGCAGGAGTTAGAATTGATGGTAGTAATGCTACAATCATCGGTTCTAAACCAGGGGAGTTTATAGCTGATCGAAATGATATTAGTAGAGTTTGGATGGACCACGGAGCTTGGCCGTTTTTAACTACTAAGTTATATATTGATCGTAGTGGAGATTTAGAATTTCTATTAGAAGAGCAAAATTACTTTAGGGATGCTCAAATTTATCGTTCTGAGAAGACAGATGAAAGTTGGAGTTCAGAGGATGGAAATAAATTATTAGATGAAGATGGTAATGTCTATTCTGGGACTGTTTTAGAGCATATACTAGTTCAGCATTTAACTCTATTCTTTAATGTTGGAGAACATAATAATCTAAGATTAGAGGGTGGAGATTGGAATGATGGATTAGATATGGCAGAAGATAAGGGAGAAACTGTAGCTTTTACAGGATTATACGGAAGAAATATGTTAGAACTAGCTGATTTACTGCGTAGTTTACAGGAGAAATTAGAAATAGATAAGTTAGAGATAGCTAGAGAAATGAAATTATTATTAGATACTTTAAATGATAAGGTAGATTATGATTCTGTTACTGAAAAACATAAGTTACTCGATAATTATTTTACTAGTTGTGAATCGGTTATATCTGGTGAGAAAGTTGAAGTTAGTATTGAAGATCTTATTTTGGATTTGGAACGTAAGGGAAACTGGATTATTAATCATATTAGATCTAATGAATGGATTGAAAATAAGGAAGGTTATAAATGGTATAATGGTTATTATGATAATGATGCTCAGAGGTTGGAAGGAGATCATTCTTCTGGAGTAAGGATGACTTTAACTGGGCAAGTTTTTAGTATTATGAGTGGAGTAGCTACTAAAGAGCAAATAGAAAAGATTACCGATGCGGCTGATCATTATTTAAAGGATGAAAGTGTTGGTGGGTATCGATTAAATACTGAATTTAATGAAGTGAAGCTAAATATGGGTAGAGCCTTTGGATTTGCCTTTGGAGAGAAAGAAAATGGGGCTATGTTTAGTCATATGGCTGTAATGTATAGTAATGCTCTTTATAAACGTGATTTCTCTAAGAATGGATTTGAAGTTATAAATTCAATTTATGAACATTGCAAAGATTTTGAGACTAGTAGAACATATCCTGGTATCCCTGAATATATTGACTCACGCGGTCGAGGTCTATACCACTACCTGACTGGTTCAGCTAGTTGGTTACTATTAACAATGGTCAACCAAGTTTATGGAGTACAAGGGATAGTGGGAGATTTAATGTTGGATCCTAAACTAGTTAAATCCCAGTTTGATAAGAATGGAAGAGCTAACATCACAACTATCTTTGCTGACAGAAATCTTAATATTACTTATGAGAATAGTGAATTTGTTGAGGTTAATGACTATAAAATTAAGACGATTACTATTAATAATGAAGAGATTGATTTTAATTTAGAAGATGGAGCTGCTGTTATAGATAGAGAGTTAATTTCTAAGCTAGATAAAGATAAAGAACATCAACTAGAAGTAAAATTAGGATAGAATTAATAGGAGGGAAAAATGAATTATTTACCAGATGATAATCGATACCAAAAAATGAAATATAACTATTGTGGAGAAAGTGGATTACAACTACCAGCTATTTCTTTAGGATTATGGCATAATTTTGGTGGTATAGATGATTTTGAAAATAGTAGAGCTATGATTAGAAAAGCTTTTGATTTGGGGATAACTCATTTTGATTTAGCTAATAATTATGGGTCCCCTCCTGGTTCGGCAGAAGAAACGTTAGGAAAGATATTAAAGACTGATTTAGCTAACTACCGAGATCAACTGATTATCTCTACTAAGGCAGGTTATGGAATGTGGTCAGGCCCTTATGGAGATGGTGGGTCTAAAAAATATTTAACTGCTAGTTTAGATCAAAGCCTTAAGCGGTTAGGGGTTGATTATGTAGATATATTCTATCATCACCGCCCTGATCCTAAGACACCACTTGAAGAAACAATGAAAGCTTTAGATACAATTGTTCAACAAGGAAAGGCTCTTTATGTGGGGATCTCTAATTATGATGCGCAGCAGACAAGAGAGGCAGTAAAAATATTAAAAGATTTAGGAACTCCTTTTATAGTCAACCAAGTTTCCTATTCTATGTTTAATCGCTGGGTTGAGGATGAATTATTAGATGTGTTAAAAGATGAAGGTTTAGGATCAACAGTATTTTCTCCTTTATCTCAGGGATTATTAACTGATAAATATTTATCTCAAATACCAGATGATTCTAGGGCAGCTAGTTCTAATGAATTTTTAACTGCGAATGATATAACAGAAGAGAAGTTAATAAAGACTCAGAAATTGAATGAATTAGCTAAGAAGAGAGGTCAGAGTTTGGCCCAGATGGCTTTAGCTTGGGTACTAAGACAAGAAACTGTAACTTCGGTTTTAGTAGGAGCTAGTAAAGTAAGTCAAATTGAAGAGAATGTTAAAACGATAAATAATCTAGAATTTAGTAATGAAGACTTAAAGAGAATAGAAGGAATCTTAACTTCTTAAGATAGAAGAGGTGTTAAGATGCTATATCCTAGGACAAGTGAATGCCGACAATCAGAAGAAGTTAAAATTTATGATGATAAGAAGGGTTCTGGAGGATATAAAATACTGAGCCAGATAGATCAAATGTAGCTCAGTTTTTCGATGTTATTTGTTTAAACAAATATTATTCTTGGTATACAGATCCTGGTTAATTAGAAGTTATTGAATTACAGGCAGAAAAAGAATTAAGAAATTGGCGTGAACACTTTAAAAAGCCATTAATTATGTCTGAGTATGGTGCAGATACAATTGCAGGTTTTCATCAAGATCCTCCAGTAATGTTTAGTGAAGAATATCAGTGTGAGTTATTAAAGCGCTATCATAATATTTTTGATAAATTAGATTTTGTTATTGGAGAACATGTCTGGAACTTTGCTGATTTTGCTACTAAACAAGGCGTTACTAGAGTGCTGGGGAATAAAAAAGGAGTATTTACTAGGCAGCGTCAACCTAAATCGGCCGCTCACTTGTTAAAAGAAAGATGGAATAATAAGTAAAATCAAATAAGGGAGGCTAAGTATGACTCCAAACTCAGATTTATTAGAGATTAAAGAATATACTGCTGAAGGATATAAACCATTAATTGATTATGGAGAGTGGAGAGTGGCAATTTTAAAGTATTGTGATGAATTATTGCCACAGAAAATTAATAAAATGCAAAAGCATGATCAAACTGATGAAGTTTTTGTATTATTAGAGGGAGAATGTATCTTATTTCTTGGCGAAGGAGAGGAAGAAATTATTGATATTCATGCTAAGAATATGGAACCATTGAAATTATATAATATCAAACGTTCTGTCTGGCATACACATACTCTTAGTCAGGATGCTGTAGTCTTAATTGTTGAGAATGAAGATACTTGTTTAGCAAATTCTCCAGAAAAAGAATTGACAGTAGAACAGCAAGAAAAACTAGTTGAATTGACTAATTCACTATGGGATTAATAATTATAATTTTTTAACTATTTGTAAATTTTAAGGAGGGGAATAATGAAACAGGATTTCTCATTAACTAAAGAAGGCTATTTTGTAATAGAT contains:
- a CDS encoding carbohydrate ABC transporter permease; amino-acid sequence: MRLSKKVAPYLFVSPFYILFAIFGAFPILFSLFLSFHQWNGLSPMQFVGLENYIFALTDPWFWKSISNTLIIFVLTTIPQHIIALFLAFILNSGVVKFKEFFRSSYFLPYITSSVAVSLIFMTLLGKNYGILNAILQSISSFPPIEVLFNLMGVKLPIGWLSDPEWLKVAIASLVTWKFTGWNMIIYYAGIQKIPNSLYEAAKVDGASLRDQFFNITLPLLRPVIFFGVTMSIIGNLRIFAEPMILTGGSGGPGQSGLTTAMYLYKTGFEWTQFGLGSAMAYILCAIIIILSIINNKFFSQDI
- a CDS encoding carbohydrate ABC transporter permease, with the translated sequence MNISTKQEEDNKIEVTTKEKVMSVSKKILLYTVLLSGVAITLFPFFYMLVLATKTRAEIFNYPPPLWFGDAFFANLNTLLSKMPFYTNVFNSVFVAVTTTALTLFFCSLGGYGFAKYDFKGKDKLFFAMIGTMMVPMLLGVIPWFIMMREFGWINTFWPLIIPGIANPFGIFLMKQFMDNIPDSLIDAARIDGCGEFEIFYKIALPLSLPGLGTLGILTFLASWNRYMQPLLILQEKSMYTIPVALSKLQGKIDQNWGAQMVGTALAIAPIVIAFVLASKQFISGITAGATKG
- a CDS encoding GH1 family beta-glucosidase — translated: MTKLQFPLDFVWGSATSSYQIEGAYDEDGKGESIWDIFSHTLGKINNNDTGDVACDHYHRYKEDIELMKEIGLDSYRFSISWPRILPNGKGEINQKGLNFYKELVDQLLEAGIEPVITLYHWDLPQALQEEGGWANRDTIKYFVKYAEVLFDELGAKVSQWITHNEPWVVSFLGYAEGEHAPGIKDRKQALQVAHNLLVSHGLVVKKFRELDLTGDIGITLNLTSVYSYSETDKDQEAAQLMEEYINGWFLDPVFKGSYPKKLAQIYENQFGKIDIQAGDMDLISQEIDFLGINYYSRALINYNPNSKFYGIESIKPAESDYTAMNWEIYPDGLYDLLTKLNQEYTNKPLYITENGAAFDDQIIAGQVNDQRRINYLKEHFKSVYRAIQDGVPVRGYYVWSLMDNFEWAYGYSKRFGLIYVDYNTQKRTLKDSAYWYQQVIEENSIGID
- a CDS encoding GH36-type glycosyl hydrolase domain-containing protein, with amino-acid sequence MSKKSWEFVEGNEEFSLKDPDKINSLYFPLANEAEMMSAITPSLHGDIKTGQNTFAMEPVSAIDLHNKKSSRNFWVVVDKEEAWSATGYSAKQEVYKFDNDNSEEVTLEAGMLWHKITRENNKLNLKSEVTNFVPSNDDTVELMKVKITNTGNKAREVSPTAAIPIYGRSADNLRDHRHVTSLLNRIETVDNGVEVKPTLSFDERGHKLNAVSYKVLGRDGDGKSPVGFFPILEDFVGEGGSLAWPESVISNANDYCESGEKFEGFEAVGALRFEDVTLKPGEEKSYILAIVIEEDEYEEDLAAKYCSTQGFNAYLEANKDFWQSKINKVQFDSSDEEFDSWMKWVTLQPTLRRIYGCSFLPHHDYGRGGRGWRDLWQDCLALLLMEPEPVRDILFNNFAGVRIDGSNATIIGSKPGEFIADRNDISRVWMDHGAWPFLTTKLYIDRSGDLEFLLEEQNYFRDAQIYRSEKTDESWSSEDGNKLLDEDGNVYSGTVLEHILVQHLTLFFNVGEHNNLRLEGGDWNDGLDMAEDKGETVAFTGLYGRNMLELADLLRSLQEKLEIDKLEIAREMKLLLDTLNDKVDYDSVTEKHKLLDNYFTSCESVISGEKVEVSIEDLILDLERKGNWIINHIRSNEWIENKEGYKWYNGYYDNDAQRLEGDHSSGVRMTLTGQVFSIMSGVATKEQIEKITDAADHYLKDESVGGYRLNTEFNEVKLNMGRAFGFAFGEKENGAMFSHMAVMYSNALYKRDFSKNGFEVINSIYEHCKDFETSRTYPGIPEYIDSRGRGLYHYLTGSASWLLLTMVNQVYGVQGIVGDLMLDPKLVKSQFDKNGRANITTIFADRNLNITYENSEFVEVNDYKIKTITINNEEIDFNLEDGAAVIDRELISKLDKDKEHQLEVKLG
- the mgrA gene encoding L-glyceraldehyde 3-phosphate reductase codes for the protein MNYLPDDNRYQKMKYNYCGESGLQLPAISLGLWHNFGGIDDFENSRAMIRKAFDLGITHFDLANNYGSPPGSAEETLGKILKTDLANYRDQLIISTKAGYGMWSGPYGDGGSKKYLTASLDQSLKRLGVDYVDIFYHHRPDPKTPLEETMKALDTIVQQGKALYVGISNYDAQQTREAVKILKDLGTPFIVNQVSYSMFNRWVEDELLDVLKDEGLGSTVFSPLSQGLLTDKYLSQIPDDSRAASSNEFLTANDITEEKLIKTQKLNELAKKRGQSLAQMALAWVLRQETVTSVLVGASKVSQIEENVKTINNLEFSNEDLKRIEGILTS
- a CDS encoding WxcM-like protein produces the protein MTPNSDLLEIKEYTAEGYKPLIDYGEWRVAILKYCDELLPQKINKMQKHDQTDEVFVLLEGECILFLGEGEEEIIDIHAKNMEPLKLYNIKRSVWHTHTLSQDAVVLIVENEDTCLANSPEKELTVEQQEKLVELTNSLWD